The Toxorhynchites rutilus septentrionalis strain SRP chromosome 3, ASM2978413v1, whole genome shotgun sequence genome includes a region encoding these proteins:
- the LOC129776434 gene encoding uncharacterized protein LOC129776434 isoform X3: MSESPSLQSIFSSLNCQYSKQQLVYKETNFICLIKVLTGTVCEQDRLFSYWFHLPQISRHHSKYVNTDHPECSRLPDNLLIQVIFTNRPQSARISDS; this comes from the exons ATGAGCGAATCGCCATCACTGCAGTCTATTTTCTCCTCATTGAACTGTCAATACTCAAAACAACAGTTGGTGTACAAAGAAACGAATTTC ATTTGCTTGATCAAAGTACTGACTGGCACAGTTTGCGAACAGGACAG gtTATTTTCGTATTGGTTCCATCTCCCCCAGATCAGCAGACATCATAGTAAATACGTAAATACAG ATCATCCAGAGTGCAGTCGGTTGCCGGATAATCTATTAATACAG GTTATTTTCACGAATCGCCCTCAGTCGGCCCGCATCAGCGATAGTTGA
- the LOC129776434 gene encoding uncharacterized protein LOC129776434 isoform X2 gives MSESPSLQSIFSSLNCQYSKQQLVYKETNFICLIKVLTGTVCEQDRLFSYWFHLPQISRHHSKYVNTASAGKCSRLPDNLLIQVIFTNRPQSARISDS, from the exons ATGAGCGAATCGCCATCACTGCAGTCTATTTTCTCCTCATTGAACTGTCAATACTCAAAACAACAGTTGGTGTACAAAGAAACGAATTTC ATTTGCTTGATCAAAGTACTGACTGGCACAGTTTGCGAACAGGACAG gtTATTTTCGTATTGGTTCCATCTCCCCCAGATCAGCAGACATCATAGTAAATACGTAAATACAG CATCAGCAGGCA AGTGCAGTCGGTTGCCGGATAATCTATTAATACAG GTTATTTTCACGAATCGCCCTCAGTCGGCCCGCATCAGCGATAGTTGA
- the LOC129777500 gene encoding zinc finger protein 93-like, protein MECKSPEEIINPPLAKFKSELIAAKQDLPERRLCDSYQNDVADDRKRLKRLRKLRRQLEKVNALEQLKQYYLPLVSKFDDGVKNDSSLQSESEACESKHEEVSIPTHKYKASEEKDSTPKENEHQCICEFCGQLFSCMRNMLRHMEGYHAIPGTSFKRGNKFFFKCQFCELEFPARNQLFRHCNQKHGEQLKAAHEGSAQQSGRSNMKLGDDLVAQSRICAHCSIRMDSFEDFISHLEKVHSETFCEICYKVFQDSSFLMLHRRVHFAGNPFACDICPKVFKSLQHVGEHRRGHTGDKPYKCTQCPLGFARIGDLNRHTKLRHTEEPSYMCSLCSQTFHSSSLYHRHKKKHQKASEMGVGENRLETFPCKTCGEMFANGNDRKEHELIRHSEGRPFGCEICGKRFKLSGHLKAHSFTHTGMKTQKCDQCSAAFYLAGDLRRHLKTHQKLNNFS, encoded by the coding sequence ATGGAGTGCAAATCACCAGAGGAAATTATTAATCCACCACTGGCAAAGTTCAAGTCAGAGTTAATTGCGGCAAAACAGGATCTGCCCGAAAGACGATTGTGCGATTCGTACCAGAACGATGTTGCTGACGATcgaaaacggctgaaacgtctTCGAAAATTGAGGCGCCAGCTAGAGAAGGTCAACGCTTTGGAACAGTTGAAACAATACTATCTGCCCCTTGTATCAAAATTTGATGACGGCGTAAAGAATGATTCTTCGCTGCAAAGCGAATCTGAGGCGTGCGAAAGTAAGCATGAGGAAGTATCAATTCCCACCCATAAATATAAAGCATCCGAGGAAAAGGACAGTACACCGAAGGAAAACGAACATCAATGCATTTGTGAGTTCTGCGGCCAGCTATTTAGCTGTATGCGAAACATGCTGAGACATATGGAGGGTTACCACGCGATTCCAGGAACTTCATTCAAGCGAGGAAACAAGTTCTTTTTCAAATGCCAGTTTTGTGAGTTGGAGTTTCCGGCAAGAAATCAACTTTTCCGCCATTGCAATCAGAAACACGGCGAGCAGTTAAAGGCTGCTCATGAAGGGAGCGCTCAGCAGTCCGGCCGTTCCAATATGAAACTAGGAGATGATTTAGTTGCACAATCAAGAATTTGCGCTCACTGCAGCATCAGAATGGACAGTTTCGAAGATTTCATCTCACATCTAGAGAAAGTTCACTCGGAAACCTTCTGTGAAATCTGTTATAAAGTATTTCAGGACTCGAGCTTCCTGATGCTTCACCGACGGGTTCATTTTGCGGGTAATCCATTTGCTTGCGATATCTGCCCAAAGGTGTTCAAAAGTCTACAGCATGTAGGTGAGCACCGAAGAGGTCACACGGGTGATAAGCCATACAAATGCACGCAGTGTCCTTTGGGGTTCGCTCGAATCGGCGATCTCAATAGGCATACAAAGCTACGCCATACCGAAGAACCATCCTATATGTGTTCGTTATGCTCTCAAACGTTCCATAGTTCATCACTTTATCATCGGCACAAAAAGAAGCACCAAAAAGCATCGGAAATGGGCGTGGGAGAGAATCGATTGGAAACATTTCCGTGCAAAACTTGTGGTGAAATGTTTGCAAATGGGAACGATAGGAAGGAACACGAGTTGATCAGACACTCAGAGGGACGACCTTTCGGATGTGAGATTTGCGGAAAACGATTCAAGCTGAGTGGTCATTTGAAGGCTCACTCGTTTACACACACGGGGATGAAGACGCAAAAGTGCGACCAGTGTTCAGCTGCTTTCTATTTGGCGGGCGATCTACGAAGGCACCTGAAAACACACCAAAAACTAAACAATTTTAGTTAA
- the LOC129776434 gene encoding uncharacterized protein LOC129776434 isoform X1, whose protein sequence is MSESPSLQSIFSSLNCQYSKQQLVYKETNFICLIKVLTGTVCEQDRLFSYWFHLPQISRHHSKYVNTASAGNHPECSRLPDNLLIQVIFTNRPQSARISDS, encoded by the exons ATGAGCGAATCGCCATCACTGCAGTCTATTTTCTCCTCATTGAACTGTCAATACTCAAAACAACAGTTGGTGTACAAAGAAACGAATTTC ATTTGCTTGATCAAAGTACTGACTGGCACAGTTTGCGAACAGGACAG gtTATTTTCGTATTGGTTCCATCTCCCCCAGATCAGCAGACATCATAGTAAATACGTAAATACAG CATCAGCAGGCA ATCATCCAGAGTGCAGTCGGTTGCCGGATAATCTATTAATACAG GTTATTTTCACGAATCGCCCTCAGTCGGCCCGCATCAGCGATAGTTGA
- the LOC129776434 gene encoding uncharacterized protein LOC129776434 isoform X4, whose protein sequence is MSESPSLQSIFSSLNCQYSKQQLVYKETNFICLIKVLTGTVCEQDRLFSYWFHLPQISRHHSKYVNTECSRLPDNLLIQVIFTNRPQSARISDS, encoded by the exons ATGAGCGAATCGCCATCACTGCAGTCTATTTTCTCCTCATTGAACTGTCAATACTCAAAACAACAGTTGGTGTACAAAGAAACGAATTTC ATTTGCTTGATCAAAGTACTGACTGGCACAGTTTGCGAACAGGACAG gtTATTTTCGTATTGGTTCCATCTCCCCCAGATCAGCAGACATCATAGTAAATACGTAAATACAG AGTGCAGTCGGTTGCCGGATAATCTATTAATACAG GTTATTTTCACGAATCGCCCTCAGTCGGCCCGCATCAGCGATAGTTGA